TCCACAGGCAGCCCGAAACGCCGGGCGAGCACGGGACGCAGGGACGTACGGCCCGCCGCCGCCGACACGTACGGCCCGGTGTCGAGAAAGGGGCGCAGCCGCACCAGCCGGGCCGGGCCGTCCAGCAGCGGCACGACCCCGGCGGCGTCCTGGCTGGCGAGATTGACGATGGCCGCGGCCCGGCGGATGGCCGCCTCCGCCAGCCGGTGGCCGGCGGCGAAGGGGCCGGAGGCCCGCTTGGGTGCGAACGACGCCTCCGCCGCCACATAGGGGATGGACAGGGCGGCGGTGACCGCCGGACCGATCACGTCCGGGGCCTTGTGATAGAGGTGGTAGGTGAACCACACGTCGGGGCGCCAGGGCGCGCCGTCCCGGTCCCAGCGGCGCAGCAGCCCGGCGGCGCAACGCCGGCTCAACGCTTCCAAACGTTCGGCCCGGCCCGGTGTGGCACCGCTGTCCCACATGCGCAGACGGCAGGCCAGCCGGACGTCGTGCCCGGCCACGGCCAGCGCCTGCATCAGCAGGCGTGCCATGCGCCGGTCACCGGAGGGCACCGGGTGCGCCGGGCTTTTCAGGGGAGCGTAGAAGGCGACCCGCATGCGGTCACCGCACCGGCATCACGATGCCGGCGTTTCGCCGGCCCGCACCACGCGGTTGCGGCCCGCGGCCTTGGCCTGATACAGCGCCTCGTCGGCGCGGGACAGCAGGGTATCGACCGGCTGCTCCCCGTTGGCCGCGGCGGCCACGCCGACGCTGACGGTGAAACGCACCTCCCCGCCGCCATCCAGCGGCACGGCGATCTCCTCCACCGCGCCGCGGATGCGTTCGGCCACCAGGGCGGCGCCGTCGGCGTCGGTCTGGGGCAGGAACACCGCGAATTCCTCGCCCCCCAACCGGCCCAGGATGTCGTTGGTGCGCAACGCCTTCTGACAGGCGGCGGCAAAGGCCTTCAGCGCGTCGTCGCCGATGGTGTGGCCATAGGTGTCGTTGATGCGCTTGAAATGGTCGATGTCCAGCAGCAGCAGGCCGGACGGCAGGGCATAGCGGCGGGCGCGGGCGATTTCCCGCTCCGACTCCTCGATGAAATGGCGGCGGTTGAAGATGCCGGTCAGCGAGTCGGTGATGGACAGCAGCCGCAGCCGCTCCTCGCTGGCCTTCAGCACGCTGACGTCGTTCAACAGGATGTAGATGACCGGCAGCCCGTCCCACGGCAGCGGCGACATGCTGATCTGGACGGGGGTGCACGCACCTTCGGCCCCCAGCATCACGCAATCCTTGGTGCGGATCAGTTCACGTTCGGTGATGCAGCGGCGGAAATAGCCGCTCTGGCGGTCGAAACAGTCGGGCGGCAGGAAATCCAGGAAATGCCGGCCCACCAGCGAGTCGCCCGATTGCTCCAGGATGCGCGCCGCTTCGAAATTGGCGTAGACGATGCCCTGCTCCTGATGGATCAGGAGCCCCGCCGGCAGCAAGTCCAGAAGATCGCCCAGCTTCGAACGCGCGACGGCCAGTTCGGCGTTGGTCACCGACGCGCTGCCGTCGTCCCCCACCTCGAACAGGTCGAAGAGCGGGGGAACGGGAATGTTCTGGAGGGCAAAGGATGCCATGGCTAAACGCCAGTCATGGGAATTAATAAAATGCTACCGGATCTCTCGGCCATACGCAATAGATCCTGCATACCTCCGTCATAAAACATGCGCGCGATTATGCTCTGACCGGACAGGATTTACCATTCACCGCGAGAGATTCTTGCGGAACAAGGCAAACAAACGGTCGATGCCGGTGTCGCAGGAAA
This DNA window, taken from Azospirillum fermentarium, encodes the following:
- a CDS encoding sensor domain-containing diguanylate cyclase encodes the protein MASFALQNIPVPPLFDLFEVGDDGSASVTNAELAVARSKLGDLLDLLPAGLLIHQEQGIVYANFEAARILEQSGDSLVGRHFLDFLPPDCFDRQSGYFRRCITERELIRTKDCVMLGAEGACTPVQISMSPLPWDGLPVIYILLNDVSVLKASEERLRLLSITDSLTGIFNRRHFIEESEREIARARRYALPSGLLLLDIDHFKRINDTYGHTIGDDALKAFAAACQKALRTNDILGRLGGEEFAVFLPQTDADGAALVAERIRGAVEEIAVPLDGGGEVRFTVSVGVAAAANGEQPVDTLLSRADEALYQAKAAGRNRVVRAGETPAS